A segment of the Camelus dromedarius isolate mCamDro1 chromosome 34, mCamDro1.pat, whole genome shotgun sequence genome:
AGAGGATCAATGAGAATCTGTATTAAAAATTAGACTTCAAGTGGCAGACTGCCTTAATCTTAATATTTGGAAGCCAGCAGTCTTCCCTCAATAACCAGAAAGAAATGCCATTCACAAAGATTCCAGTTGCTCTGCTCTCTTAATAATCAAGAGGAATGGATTACCTGTGATAATTCTGCTGACCATGCCAGCCATCCCCGAGCCTTCTGCTAAAGATCAGAACAGGCCAGACAGTAGTGTTCTGACCCTTCAGTTCAATAAAGCAACTACAGAGCCATAAACCCTCAGGACAGTGGGCCAGCAGAGAACGCTAGCTCCCTCCGGCTTGTTGACCCCTGATTTCCTTTAGCTTTGTCAGTAGGTTAAATGGCGATGCTGACACACTTACAGGCACAGAGCAGTCTCCCATGTGGGCCAGTGTGTCCACAGTCGCGACCGCTGACAAAGTGTGCAACTCCGAACCCGTCAGACTCCTCACTCGTCTTTGTCAGAAGGACCAGGTGTGTTTGTAGATCTGTATACACTCAACCCCAGGCCTGGGAAAACGAGGCCATTGGTACCCACAACTGCAGCCGTGGCCACATGATGTGCCAAGACTCACACCGGAGTGTTTTGACAGAGCTGCGTGGGAAGGGGCCTGGCTGAGCCGGGTCCCGCCCTCCTGCGGACAGTGGAGCCAAGATGACGTGTGCACTCTGTTTGCCgtcttcccacccctcccacctctcccaaGAGGAAGTCCACCCTCCACAAGAGGATTTTCACCAGTTGATCTGTCACAGTTAATGCACAATGACTGACACCTTGGGCAAGAACGTGGACAGTTTCAGAGATTTAATGTATTAATcaacacactgaaatattttgatTCCTAAGCAGCTTTGAGTACCATCCTCTCCAGAATACATTCGAAACAACGTAGGTAGGGAACAGAACAAGAGTTTGCAGTAAAACCTTCCCCACCAATCAGTCCTTATATGACGTTGGTCTCTGTGTGGAAGACGTGGTGTTGGGCCTCGGAGAAAGGAAGGCCCAGCACTTTCCCCACTGTGGGCTCACATCCCATTCCCCTCCCGTCACGATCCTCCAAACCCTCCACCAAAAAACACAAGGTACATTTTCTCAGAGGCATTAGCAGTCCTTTCCCTTCTAAACTGACTTTGCACCTTCAAGTTCTTCATTGCCTTCTTGGAAGATCAGGAAATACTCTTTTAACAGGTGTGTAGCCCCTGACCCCATCTAACACAAATTGGAAGAAATTTTACCCCCATTTTCagattgagcattttttcctcaCAGGAAGATGCTCATCGAAGTTCTAGCGTGGTGGTTCAGCCTCTGTTGAAATATGTCACGTGAGATCAGCTGGGCTGAAACCCAGCTTGGCTGCAGAGTCTGGATATGCCGCAGAGCAGGCTGGGCTCCGCGCTGCTCACCACGTTGGGTAGGTAGAGGTAGACTCATGGAGTCCACGGACCGAGCCTTTCCTTGCTCCTCTGGAAACCCAGCGTGACCCAGGCCAAGACGGAAGCTCCAACAACCAGGATGGAGGAGGTCAGAGCCTCACCAGTGTCCCCACGTAGCAgtgttttttcttgtctttgaCTGGTTCACCTCCCCCAACTTGGGAGACAATCCTTccgttgaaaaaaaaaaaaaaacccaatgttaaaataaaagtggcttctttcttttcagtagaatCAAAATGAGAATATAGTTTTCCCCTGATCCTACCTAAAGCTCATAACTCCTTcagggagatttttaaaaagatctcctTTGGTCTTTCCATGAGGCTTTGGATGATTTTTTCTGTTCCCATCAACACTGCATGATTTCAAATAAGCCTATTCAAGACGCTATATAAGCTTCTGTGGcttccagattccagattccTATAAATCCACTCCATGTTCTAATGCAGTTGCCTTGGAGAGCTGCGTGTCTCGTAGCATCCTGGTTGCAGGCTTCAGGGGCATTGCGCTGGAAGGTTATAAAGGCTCTGGTCATACTTTCATAACCCCGAATTGCTGGCTGTTTCATATTGCTTCTAGTCACTAGGTCCTGTCACGATGCTGCTTTCCTCGTGTGGAAAAGCCACTGTTACATTTTGGTGTCATCTACTTCGTTGACTTCTGACAAGATGAAGTTGGGGTTGTCATAGCCTCTCTTCATCCTGGCTCTAGCATCCTTCTCATTGTAAAGGCACATGGCACAGTGGGGAGTTTCCACTTCCACCGTCTTGCTGAAGTTATGGAAATCCACGCGGTATTTCCCTTCCTTGGTCTTGGATACTATGGGGGCAAAACGGTAGCCCCAGAGGACCTCTTCTGGGACATAGGATGTCCGGACTTGGCAGGTAGCACTGGTTGATTCCACTGTGCCATCTAAAAACACCACTAGTTCAAAGTCCTGCTGGGGCAGGGTTTCCGCGGCCATGTGGAAGAAGGGGCTGCTGTGATCAATGACGTGGTAAATCGTCAGGGGGGAGATGaagaataaattttcatttcctgcATCGACCACAAAGTTGATATTGATCTGGTCCAAGATAATGGTCTCTCCTTCGGGAGTGACTGTGGTCTTCAGAAGCTTTCCGTAAATGTGGCTGCTAATTAGGAGGCTCTTCCGAAGATTAGCCACTCGGATCAGGAGGCAAAGCTTCCCACCCCGCTTGCTGATCACTGCATTCTTGCTGAAAGTAATGGTCTTGGCACGTTTCTTGGGTCTGGAGATCTTGGCTAAAATGGCGCCACACATGAAGGAATTGATGATGACTCCGAGAATAGACTGGACGATCAGCAGAAAGATGGCGGTGGCGCACTGTTCTGTCACACACCGGAATCCATATCCGATGGTGACTTGCGTttccagagaaaagagaaaagctgagGTCAAGCCATTAATGTGCTCCACGCAAGGGGTGTGGTTGACAGAAGGATGGAACTCAGGGAGGTCTTTGTGAAGGTAGGCGACTGCATACCACAGGAGACCGAAGAAGAACCAGCTCCCCAAGAAGGCAGTGATGAAGATGGTCATTTTGTATCTCCACTTGAGGTCAAGCACAGTTGTCCAGATGTCCACAAAA
Coding sequences within it:
- the KCNJ1 gene encoding ATP-sensitive inward rectifier potassium channel 1 isoform X4, which produces MLKHLRKWFVTRFLGHSRQRARLVSKDGRCNIEFGNVEVQSRLIFFVDIWTTVLDLKWRYKMTIFITAFLGSWFFFGLLWYAVAYLHKDLPEFHPSVNHTPCVEHINGLTSAFLFSLETQVTIGYGFRCVTEQCATAIFLLIVQSILGVIINSFMCGAILAKISRPKKRAKTITFSKNAVISKRGGKLCLLIRVANLRKSLLISSHIYGKLLKTTVTPEGETIILDQININFVVDAGNENLFFISPLTIYHVIDHSSPFFHMAAETLPQQDFELVVFLDGTVESTSATCQVRTSYVPEEVLWGYRFAPIVSKTKEGKYRVDFHNFSKTVEVETPHCAMCLYNEKDARARMKRGYDNPNFILSEVNEVDDTKM
- the KCNJ1 gene encoding ATP-sensitive inward rectifier potassium channel 1 isoform X1: MRDGDRMAERGPCSAVHKCPSVFPACTEPDSESFLRVIPTRLLTERMLKHLRKWFVTRFLGHSRQRARLVSKDGRCNIEFGNVEVQSRLIFFVDIWTTVLDLKWRYKMTIFITAFLGSWFFFGLLWYAVAYLHKDLPEFHPSVNHTPCVEHINGLTSAFLFSLETQVTIGYGFRCVTEQCATAIFLLIVQSILGVIINSFMCGAILAKISRPKKRAKTITFSKNAVISKRGGKLCLLIRVANLRKSLLISSHIYGKLLKTTVTPEGETIILDQININFVVDAGNENLFFISPLTIYHVIDHSSPFFHMAAETLPQQDFELVVFLDGTVESTSATCQVRTSYVPEEVLWGYRFAPIVSKTKEGKYRVDFHNFSKTVEVETPHCAMCLYNEKDARARMKRGYDNPNFILSEVNEVDDTKM
- the KCNJ1 gene encoding ATP-sensitive inward rectifier potassium channel 1 isoform X2, producing MHQLCQPIKKTLTRLLTERMLKHLRKWFVTRFLGHSRQRARLVSKDGRCNIEFGNVEVQSRLIFFVDIWTTVLDLKWRYKMTIFITAFLGSWFFFGLLWYAVAYLHKDLPEFHPSVNHTPCVEHINGLTSAFLFSLETQVTIGYGFRCVTEQCATAIFLLIVQSILGVIINSFMCGAILAKISRPKKRAKTITFSKNAVISKRGGKLCLLIRVANLRKSLLISSHIYGKLLKTTVTPEGETIILDQININFVVDAGNENLFFISPLTIYHVIDHSSPFFHMAAETLPQQDFELVVFLDGTVESTSATCQVRTSYVPEEVLWGYRFAPIVSKTKEGKYRVDFHNFSKTVEVETPHCAMCLYNEKDARARMKRGYDNPNFILSEVNEVDDTKM
- the KCNJ1 gene encoding ATP-sensitive inward rectifier potassium channel 1 isoform X3 — protein: MFKMLTRLLTERMLKHLRKWFVTRFLGHSRQRARLVSKDGRCNIEFGNVEVQSRLIFFVDIWTTVLDLKWRYKMTIFITAFLGSWFFFGLLWYAVAYLHKDLPEFHPSVNHTPCVEHINGLTSAFLFSLETQVTIGYGFRCVTEQCATAIFLLIVQSILGVIINSFMCGAILAKISRPKKRAKTITFSKNAVISKRGGKLCLLIRVANLRKSLLISSHIYGKLLKTTVTPEGETIILDQININFVVDAGNENLFFISPLTIYHVIDHSSPFFHMAAETLPQQDFELVVFLDGTVESTSATCQVRTSYVPEEVLWGYRFAPIVSKTKEGKYRVDFHNFSKTVEVETPHCAMCLYNEKDARARMKRGYDNPNFILSEVNEVDDTKM